CCGGTTACCTAAACATTCGATTTATTAAGATATGTATGATGTGACCGTTACGGTAGTTTAAGCAATAAAACTATACAAAGTttttagaatatataatttatacttacGACAGCTACACGTGTCATATTGGGTATTTTAAACCAATTTTCCTATATGAGCAAAATAGTAATTCGAGGAGGTTAACCGTAATACTTTGATAATAATACGTTACACTGGATTGAATGTACTATAGCAAATCATCACACATTATATAGTTGTGAAAAATCTTGGCAATCGATAACGAATTCGATATAAtgattagatttatttatcaattttctctttttctttccattgtaaataattcaacTACCACATATCATATATGTTACAAAAAGGTATTTTAAATAGTACGGTATTTAACAGAGTTCACTTACatgttacaatattaaataacaatttattataaataatactacAGGATAGCTACTGTTAAGTTACTACTTGTAGTCTAGCAATTCTATATTGTCTTGTCTGAATATTTCTAACAAGAACAAAGGGATGTTTTTTATTGATCAGCtcaattaatgaatttaatgtTGCATATCCTAAACCTATACCTTTTGCTTTTGTAAAACAGAAATCACCCATTGTAATATAGCCCATAATCTCTCTATCACAAGAATTTCGTACTTTAACACAATCTGGAAGATACAACTGCGACGTTTTTTGAGATTGTTTGCATATGGCTTCACGacttatttctaacaaattctttaatttattttcataactaaaactttgaaaatctttatttaacattttactcaatttattaattagtgtttttttatgacgtattctttgtttctttagcCGTTTTAAAAGAGCTAAATGATTCTTTCGCGATATTTTACGAGTACTTTCATTTGGatcaacatttaatttttccacAGGACCTGACCAATTTCTATCGTTCTTAAACTTTTCTATGTCTTCATTAGTTGGCATACATATTATTGCAAATCTTTTAGGACATCcttttttcataatatctattttaacgcgaattaaacaatttctgtCTTCAAATGCACTTTGCAGAGTAAGACTTGATACATGATTATTTGATGTATTATATCTTCTTGTATTATCTTCTTGAACTAAGCATTTTtgcaagaaatttaataatttacgatttcttaatacaaaaaaatctTCTGTATCTGTCCATTCTCTCATTAAGATTTTCCATTCACAGAAAAAAGGACTAGAAATTCCGAATTTAACGAAGTTCACGCGCCTATTTGGTGGATAATgaaaatacttttcttttagCTCCAATTTGGTACTTAATGCTTCTCTTGTATATGCAGGTGTATCTGGATCATTAATATCTGGGGATTGCATATTCTCACATTCAAATAGTATAGATTTTGATTCTCTAAGTGCACCAACTCTTACACAACGAAATATACAAGCAAGCCAGAATGGCATTCCCCAATTAGATGGAAGAATAACATCTACTCCAGAACCTAACCctaaaataacatatttatcaATCTTGATTATCTTTATTGATAAGAAAGTTTTCCgatgtaattgttattaataaaaattacctgTTTTACCGATACCAGGTTTTTGAATCAACAATACTGGTATCTTTGCCatgattttttcattaaaatatttgtcattaTCTAGACCAGGTACTAAGCGTTGACTTCTTAGTTTATTAATTGCACTTGTTGTTGCACATGTCTTACTGACTTTCTCTCTCATTTTCTGTTCCCAAAGTGGACTAGAGTTTGCATTTGTAGGAGGTACTGACACCATTTCAATTGTCTGTGTTTCTCTTTGAGGTCTAGTTCTTTTATCTGGTAAATGGAATCTTGGATCCAAGACAGTAAAACCAAAAACAATATTTGGTGGCAACTGACTAGGTGATCGTAATGTTTTTAACATTTGCCATAATTGTTCTTGAATTTTCAAAGACTCAATATTTTCTTGATTATCATAATACTCCATATACCATAATTTATCAGAATTTTCATCTTCCTCATAATCCATTTGATTATGATCTAATTGCATGGTATCCAATTTCGAATTaagtattttatcgaaattcggCAACTGTAGAGCACTTGTTAAAACACTAGTTGTCAATGGTCCATAAAAACGAAATCGATTAAAAGTATTCTTATGAATACTCATTTTACAATTCTTTTCATTAATGTATAAGCAAGATCTCATATTTTGATCACTCATAGAAGTAGAATGTTCGTCGCTCAAGCGAAATTCAAAactagatataaaaatactactGATTTATTGTTTGCTATTAAAGCCAACAATTGTGTACAATGAACATACAAACTTTGAATCCacaagtatatataaattgagtatatatgtaacattaaaaaaaaaaaaatagtttctgtttgtaataatattttcaaattatttattaccatgtgtatatcatataaaaagaaaaaaaaaactgttaaTCACACATAAGATTAATACATTTAAAGATAATATagtaagtatatgtatatatagtatatcgtttTACATTATTCATCCAAATTAACTCGTATTGtcatatataaattcatactCTGACCATTCCATTAATGATTTGTCATACCAGATATATTTACCCTTTATGTCTGTATTTGCTGGTAATAATGCAGCATATACAGGGGCCTCGGCACCTTCATCAGGCGTCATATTACCTTTATGACTAGTCAGATCTGTGTCTACAAAGCCAGGATGCACAGCATTCACTACGAGATCCTTTCTAGTATCCGAATTAAACATTGTTTGATGAATTCTAGCTAAAGTAGATACTCCAATTTTGCTTGTAACATAGGCAGAATGTGCCCATCCTTTCATTAAGTGTCTGTCTACCCTTGCAgctctaaaaatataattaaatttagaatacATTCCATGAAACAAAGTAGATTGTAAAttagtatatttttgtaattcaaCATACTCGATAAAATCATACATAATATCGTCTAATTCTTCCTCCTTAAGATTTGGATTTGATAATATTCTCTTTAATTCTTCATCAGGAAGCTTTGATAAATGACCATGAGAACTTGACACATGTACTACACGTGCATGTGGTTTCAATAATGGATAAAGTTTGCTGCATACCTTTCTTAAGCCAAAATAGTTTACTCTTAATGTCTCTTTAGCTTGCAGATAAAAAGGTACTTTAATAAATctctgtataattaaaaaaatttttagagaatatctttttcgaaaaaaaaaaaaaaaaaaaaagaaataaataaatatagttttAATTACCTTAAATGCAATACCAGCATTGTTAACTAATACATCCAATCCATCATATGTTCTTTCTAAATAATCATGAAAAGTAGAAATACTATCTTCATCAGTAATATCAAGTTGATGAAATTTTGGGTTTAAACCTTCTTTTTCAAGTTCTTTAATAGCGTTCTGTCCTCGAATAACATCGCGAGCTGTTAAATAAACAACCCCATCAAATTGTTTGCAAAGTTGTTTTACAATAGCAAATCCAATGCCTTTATTCCCACCGGTTACCTAAACATTCGATTTATTAAGATATGTATGATGTGACCGTTACGGTAGTTTAAGCAATAAAACTATACAAAGTttttagaatatataatttatacttacGACAGCTACACGTGTCATATTGGGTATTTTAAACCAATTTTCCTATATGAGCAAAATAGTAATTCGAGGAGGTTAACCGTAATACTTTGATAATAATACGTTACACTGGATTGAATGTACTATAGCAAATCATCACACATTATATAGTTGTGAAAAATCTTGGCAATCGATAACGAATTCGATATAAtgattagatttatttatcaattttctctttttctttccattgtaaataattcaacTACCACATATCATATATGTTACAAAAAGGTATTTTAAATAGTACGGTATTTAACAGAGTTCACTTACatgttacaatattaaataacaatttattataaataatactacAGGATAGCTACTGTTAAGTTACTACTTGTAGTCTAGCAATTCTATATTGTCTTGTCTGAATATTTCTAACAAGAACAAAGGGATGTTTTTTATTGATCAGCtcaattaatgaatttaatgtTGCATATCCTAAACCTATACCTTTTGCTTTTGTAAAACAGAAATCACCCATTGTAATATAGCCCATAATCTCTCTATCACAAGAATTTCGTACTTTAACACAATCTGGAAGATACAACTGCGACGTTTTTTGAGATTGTTTGCATATGGCTTCACGacttatttctaacaaattctttaatttattttcataactaaaactttgaaaatctttatttaacattttactcaatttattaattagtgtttttttatgacgtattctttgtttctttagcCGTTTTAAAAGAGCTAAATGATTCTTTCGCGATATTTTACGAGTACTTTCATTTGGatcaacatttaatttttccacAGGACCTGACCAATTTCTATCGTTCTTAAACTTTTCTATGTCTTCATTAGTTGGCATACATATTATTGCAAATCTTTTAGGACATCcttttttcataatatctattttaacgcgaattaaacaatttctgtCTTCAAATGCACTTTACAGAGTAACACTTGATACATGATTATTTGATGTATTATATCTTCTTGTATTATCTTCTTGAACTAAGCATTTTtgcaagaaatttaataatttacgatttcttaatacaaaaaaatctTCTGTATCTGTCCATTCTCTCATTAAGATTTTCCATTCACAGAAAAAAGGACTAGAAATTCCGAATTTAACGAAGTTCACGCGCCTATTTGGTGGATAATgaaaatacttttcttttagCTCCAATTTGGTACTTAATGCTTCTCTTGTATATGCAGGTGTATCTGGATCATTAATATCTGGGGATTGCATATTCTCACATTCAAATAGTATAGATTTTGATTCTCTAAGTGCACCAACTCTTACACAACGAAATATACAAGCAAGCCAGAATGGCATTCCCCAATTAGATGGAAGAATAACATCTACTCCAGAACCTAACCctaaaataacatatttatcaATCTTGATTATCTTTATTGATAAGAAAGTTTTCCgatgtaattgttattaataaaaattacctgTTTTACCGATACCAGGTTTTTGAATCAACAATACTGGTATCTTTGCCatgattttttcattaaaatatttgtcattaTCTAGACCAGGTACTAAGCGTTGACTTCTTAGTTTATTAATTGCACTTGTTGTTGCACATGTCTTACTGACTTTCTCTCTCATTTTCTGTTCCCAAAGTGGACTAGAGTTTGCATTTGTAGGAGGTACTGACACCATTTCAATTGTCTGTGTTTCTCTTTGAGGTCTAGTTCTTTTATCTGGTAAATGGAATCTTGGATCCAAGACAGTAAAACCAAAAACAATATTTGGTGGCAACTGACTAGGTGATCGTAATGTTTTTAACATTTGCCATAATTGTTCTTGAATTTTCAAAGACTCAATATTTTCTTGATTATCATAATACTCCATATACCATAATTTATCAGAATTTTCATCTTCCTCATAATCCATTTGATTATGATCTAATTGCATGGTATCCAATTTCGAATTaagtattttatcgaaattcggCAACTGTAGAGCACTTGTTAAAACACTAGTTGTCAATGGTCCATAAAAACGAAATCGATTAAAAGTATTCTTATGAATACTCATTTTACAATTCTTTTCATTAATGTATAAGCAAGATCTCATATTTTGATCACTCATAGAAGTAGAATGTTCGTCGCTCAAGCGAAATTCAAAactagatataaaaatactactGATTTATTGTTTGCTATTAAAGCCAACAATTGTGTACAATGAACATACAAACTTTGAATCCacaagtatatataaattgagtatatatgtaacattaaaaaaaaaaaaatagtttctgtttgtaataatattttcaaattatttattaccatgtgtatatcatataaaaagaaaaaaaaaactgttaaTCACACATAAGATTAATACATTTAAAGATAATATagtaagtatatgtatatatagtatatcgtttTACATTATTCATCCAAATTAACTCGTATTGtcatatataaattcatactCTGACCATTCCATTAATGATTTGTCATACCAGATATATTTACCCTTTATGTCTGTATTTGCTGGTAATAATGCAGCATATACAGGGGCCTCGGCACCTTCATCAGGCGTCATATTACCTTTATGACTAGTCAGATCTGTGTCTACAAAGCCAGGATGCACAGCATTCACTACGAGATCCTTTCTAGTATCCGAATTAAACATTGTTTGATGAATTCTAGCTAAAGTAGATACTCCAATTTTGCTTGTAACATAGGCAGAATGTGCCCATCCTTTCATTAAGTGTCTGTCTACCCTTGCAgctctaaaaatataattaaatttagaatacATTCCATGAAACAAAGTAGATTGTAAAttagtatatttttgtaattcaaCATACTCGATAAAATCATACATAATATCGTCTAATTCTTCCTCCTTAAGATTTGGATTTGATAATATTCTCTTTAATTCTTCATCAGGAAGCTTTGATAAATGACCATGAGAACTTGACACATGTACTACACGTGCATGTGGTTTCAATAATGGATAAAGTTTGCTGCATACCTTTCTTAAGCCAAAATAGTTTACTCTTAATGTCTCTTTAGCTTGCAGATAAAAAGGTACTTTAATAAATctctgtataattaaaaaaatttttagagaatatctttttcgaaaaaaaaaaaaaaaagaaataaataaatatagttttAATTACCTTAAATGCAATACCAGCATTGTTAACTAATACATCCAATCCATCATATGTTCTTTCTAAATAATCATGAAAAGTAGAAATACTATCTTCATCAGTAATATCAAGTTGATGAAATTTTGGGTTTAAACCTTCTTTTTCAAGTTCTTTAATAGCGTTCTGTCCTCGAATAACATCGCGAGCTGTTAAATAAACAACCCCATCAAATTGTTTGCAAAGTTGTTTTACAATAGCAAATCCAATGCCTTTATTCCCACCGGTTACCTAAACATTCGATTTATTAAGATATGTATGATGTGACCGTTACGGTAGTTTAAGCAATAAAACTATACAAAGTttttagaatatataatttatacttacGACAGCTACACGTGTCATATTGGGTATTTTAAACCAATTTTCCTATATGAGCAAAATAGTAATTCGAGGAGGTTAACCGTAATACTTTGATAATAATACGTTACACTGGATTGAATGTACTATAGCAAATCATCACACATTATATAGTTGTGAAAAATCTTGGCAATCGATAACGAATTCGATATAAtgattagatttatttatcaattttctctttttctttccattgtaaataattcaacTACCACATATCATATATGTTACAAAAAGGTATTTTAAATAGTACGGTATTTAACAGAGTTCACTTACatgttacaatattaaataacaatttattataaataatactacAGGATAGCTACTGTTAAGTTACTACTTGTAGTCTAGCAATTCTATATTGTCTTGTCTGAATATTTCTAACAAGAACAAAGGGATGTTTTTTATTGATCAGCtcaattaatgaatttaatgtTGCATATCCTAAACCTATACCTTTTGCTTTTGTAAAACAGAAATCACCCATTGTAATATAGCCCATAATCTCTCTATCACAAGAATTTCGTACTTTAACACAATCTGGAAGATACAACTGCGACGTTTTTTGAGATTGTTTGCATATGGCTTCACGacttatttctaacaaattctttaatttattttcataactaaaactttgaaaatctttatttaacattttactcaatttattaattagtgtttttttatgacgtattctttgtttctttagcCGTTTTAAAAGAGCTAAAGGATTCTTTCGCGATATTTTACGAGTACTTTCATTTGGatcaacatttaatttttccacAGGACCTGACCAATTTCTATCGTTCTTAAACTTTTCTATGTCTTCATTAGTTGGCATACATATTATTGCAAATCTTTTAGGACATCcttttttcataatatctattttaacgcgaattaaacaatttctgtCTTCAAATGCACTTTGCAGAGTAAGACTTGATACATGATTATTTGATGTATTATATCTTCTTGTATTATCTTCTTGAACTAAGCATTTTtgcaagaaatttaataatttacgatttcttaatacaaaaaaatctTCTGTATCTGTCCATTCTCTCATTAAGATTTTCCATTCACAGAAAAAAGGACTAGAAATTCCGAATTTAACGAAGTTCACGCGCCTATTTGGTGGATAATgaaaatacttttcttttagCTCCAATTTGGTACTTAATGCTTCTCTTGTATATGCAGGTGTATCTGGATCATTAATATCTGGGGATTGCATATTCTCACATTCAAATAGTATAGATTTTGATTCTCTAAGTGCACCAACTCTTACACAACGAAATATACAAGCAAGCCAGAATGGCATTCCCCAATTAGATGGAAGAATAACATCTACTCCAGAACCTAACCctaaaataacatatttatcaATCTTGATTATCTTTATTGATAAGAAAGTTTTCCgatgtaattgttattaataaaaattacctgTTTTACCGATACCAGGTTTTTGAATCAACAATACTGGTATCTTTGCCatgattttttcattaaaatatttgtcattaTCTAGACCAGGTACTAAGCGTTGACTTCTTAGTTTATTAATTGCACTTGTTGTTGCACATGTCTTACTGACTTTCTCTCTCATTTTCTGTTCCCAAAGTGGACTAGAGTTTGCATTTGTAGGAGGTACTGACACCATTTCAATTGTCTGTGTTTCTCTTTGAGGTCTAGTTCTTTTATCTGGTAAATGGAATCTTGGATCCAAGACAGTAAAACCAAAAACAATATTTGGTGGCAACTGACTAGGTGATCGTAATGTTTTTAACATTTGCCATAATTGTTCTTGAATTTTCAAAGACTCAATATTTTCTTGATTATCATAATACTCCATATACCATAATTTATCAGAATTTTCATCTTCCTCATAATCCATTTGATTATGATCTAATTGCATGGTATCCAATTTCGAATTaagtattttatcgaaattcggCAACTGTAGAGCACTTGTTAAAACACTAGTTGTCAATGGTCCATAAAAACGAAATCGATTAAAAGTATTCTTATGAATACTCATTTTACAATTCTTTTCATTAATGTATAAGCAAGATCTCATATTTTGATCACTCATAGAAGTAGAATGTTCGTCGCTCAAGCGAAATTCAAAactagatataaaaatactactGATTTATTGTTTGCTATTAAAGCCAACAATTGTGTACAATGAACATACAAACTTTGAATCCacaagtatatataaattgagtatatatgtaacattaaaaaaaaaaaaatagtttctgtttgtaataatattttcaaattatttattaccatgtgtatatcatataaaaagaaaaaaaaaactgttaaTCACACATAAGATTAATACATTTAAAGATAATATagtaagtatatgtatatatagtatatcgtttTACATTATTCATCCAAATTAACTCGTATTGtcatatataaattcatactCTGACCATTCCATTAATGATTTGTCAT
Above is a genomic segment from Bombus fervidus isolate BK054 chromosome 4, iyBomFerv1, whole genome shotgun sequence containing:
- the LOC139986720 gene encoding carbonyl reductase [NADPH] 1-like; protein product: MTRVAVVTGGNKGIGFAIVKQLCKQFDGVVYLTARDVIRGQNAIKELEKEGLNPKFHQLDITDEDSISTFHDYLERTYDGLDVLVNNAGIAFKRFIKVPFYLQAKETLRVNYFGLRKVCSKLYPLLKPHARVVHVSSSHGHLSKLPDEELKRILSNPNLKEEELDDIMYDFIEAARVDRHLMKGWAHSAYVTSKIGVSTLARIHQTMFNSDTRKDLVVNAVHPGFVDTDLTSHKGNMTPDEGAEAPVYAALLPANTDIKGKYIWYDKSLMEWSEYEFIYDNTS
- the LOC139986719 gene encoding ribonucleases P/MRP protein subunit POP1-like, with the translated sequence MSDQNMRSCLYINEKNCKMSIHKNTFNRFRFYGPLTTSVLTSALQLPNFDKILNSKLDTMQLDHNQMDYEEDENSDKLWYMEYYDNQENIESLKIQEQLWQMLKTLRSPSQLPPNIVFGFTVLDPRFHLPDKRTRPQRETQTIEMVSVPPTNANSSPLWEQKMREKVSKTCATTSAINKLRSQRLVPGLDNDKYFNEKIMAKIPVLLIQKPGIGKTGLGSGVDVILPSNWGMPFWLACIFRCVRVGALRESKSILFECENMQSPDINDPDTPAYTREALSTKLELKEKYFHYPPNRRVNFVKFGISSPFFCEWKILMREWTDTEDFFVLRNRKLLNFLQKCLVQEDNTRRYNTSNNHVSSLTLQSAFEDRNCLIRVKIDIMKKGCPKRFAIICMPTNEDIEKFKNDRNWSGPVEKLNVDPNESTRKISRKNHLALLKRLKKQRIRHKKTLINKLSKMLNKDFQSFSYENKLKNLLEISREAICKQSQKTSQLYLPDCVKVRNSCDREIMGYITMGDFCFTKAKGIGLGYATLNSLIELINKKHPFVLVRNIQTRQYRIARLQVVT
- the LOC139986306 gene encoding ribonucleases P/MRP protein subunit POP1-like, with protein sequence MSDQNMRSCLYINEKNCKMSIHKNTFNRFRFYGPLTTSVLTSALQLPNFDKILNSKLDTMQLDHNQMDYEEDENSDKLWYMEYYDNQENIESLKIQEQLWQMLKTLRSPSQLPPNIVFGFTVLDPRFHLPDKRTRPQRETQTIEMVSVPPTNANSSPLWEQKMREKVSKTCATTSAINKLRSQRLVPGLDNDKYFNEKIMAKIPVLLIQKPGIGKTGLGSGVDVILPSNWGMPFWLACIFRCVRVGALRESKSILFECENMQSPDINDPDTPAYTREALSTKLELKEKYFHYPPNRRVNFVKFGISSPFFCEWKILMREWTDTEDFFVLRNRKLLNFLQKCLVQEDNTRRYNTSNNHVSSLTLQSAFEDRNCLIRVKIDIMKKGCPKRFAIICMPTNEDIEKFKNDRNWSGPVEKLNVDPNESTRKISRKNPLALLKRLKKQRIRHKKTLINKLSKMLNKDFQSFSYENKLKNLLEISREAICKQSQKTSQLYLPDCVKVRNSCDREIMGYITMGDFCFTKAKGIGLGYATLNSLIELINKKHPFVLVRNIQTRQYRIARLQVVT